A region of the Sodalis ligni genome:
GCTTACCAAATCCTGGCTGAATGACTACGCGCCGGAAATGATCGCGGTGGAGGCGAAGCGCTATCCGCCCATGAGCAGCCTGACGGCGGCGCTGGGCAAACACGCCAGCGTGCGGCCGGTCCCGATCCCCTTGCGCTGCAGCGACGGTTTCGGCGAAGCCTATTATGGCCGGCCGGAAGCCCTGCTTGATCCCGGCGCGCGCCGGGCGAATTCCGCCTGGAGCTTCGTCGATCCGTCCGTCGCCGAGCGCTTTGTGCGGCATTTGACGCGCGATCTCGCCTCCGGCGCCTGGGATGCCAGGTACGGTCATTTGCGCACCCAGCCGAGTTTTGACGGCTCACTGAAATTAATTGTCGGTCACGGCATCGATTCGCCGTCTACGCCGGAATAAGGTTGTGCTATTGTCGTTATCCGTGCAAAAAAACTGATAACCCGATGAAAAACAATATATACGCTCCGGACAGGATCATTACCGAGACCGACCGGGTCCTGGGATGGCGGGACTTCTTTTCGTTATGGTTCTCCCTGGGCATCGGCCTGGCGGTGCTGCAGGCCGGCGCCGTGCTCTCCCCCGGCATGGGCATGGTAAATTCCCTCTATGCCATCACGCTGGGTTCGCTGCTGGGATGCCTGCTGCTGGCGCTGGCCGGCGTGATAGGTTTCGATACCGGACGCTCCTCCATGGCCTCCATGGCCTACAGCCTCGGTAAAAAGGGAGCCTCGGTGCCGGCGCTGCTGAATCTGCTGCAGCTGATTGGCTGGGGCGCCTTCGAGATTGTGATGATGCGCGATGCGGCGTCGTTGCTGGCGGCTCGCGCGCTGGGCAGCCAGAGTATCTGGGCCAATGCCGCCCTGTGGACATGGCTGTTCGGCATCGGCGCCACGGCCATCGCCCTGGGTGGCCCGCTGGCCTTTATCCGGCTGGTATTACGGCGCTGGGGGATCTATCTGCTGCTGATCGCCTGTGCCTGGCTGAGCCTGTCCCTGTGGCGGCACGGGGACATTCACCGGCTGGCGGCGGCGGCGGGCAACGGCAGCCTGCCGTTTGCCGCCGGCTGCGATATCGTTATCTCCAT
Encoded here:
- the cytX gene encoding putative hydroxymethylpyrimidine transporter CytX, which encodes MKNNIYAPDRIITETDRVLGWRDFFSLWFSLGIGLAVLQAGAVLSPGMGMVNSLYAITLGSLLGCLLLALAGVIGFDTGRSSMASMAYSLGKKGASVPALLNLLQLIGWGAFEIVMMRDAASLLAARALGSQSIWANAALWTWLFGIGATAIALGGPLAFIRLVLRRWGIYLLLIACAWLSLSLWRHGDIHRLAAAAGNGSLPFAAGCDIVISMALSWLPLIGDYTRFGKSARQSFLGTLGGYLLGSLWMMVLGGAYALAYVGNGDANALLVALSGAALGIPLLLILIDENENAFADIHSAALSSALFIPRQVKPLTLIIGLICTLIAWQVPLSQYENFLLLIGSVFSPLFGVVLAEHFLVRRRRNPAPGAGLSWRAFAAWIVGIAVYQLLLRDYPQVGATLPSLLIAGLLHLGLARRGEFNSAR